The following are encoded together in the Vicinamibacterales bacterium genome:
- the rffA gene encoding dTDP-4-amino-4,6-dideoxygalactose transaminase: MNPFLPFNRPYLTGRELEYVRQAAERAHLSGDGGFTRLCHGWLERQVGCRKALLTHSGTAALEMCALLADIQPGDEIVMPSFTFVSTANAFVLRGGVPVFVDVDPDTLTIDPAAAAAAVGPRTRAVVAVHYAGVACAMDELTALAHDRSLLLIEDAAQALGSTFGARPLGSFGPLAATSFHETKNIISGEGGALLINDERFVERAEVVREKGTNRRRFLAGEVDKYTWVDVGSSFLPSEITAAFLWAQMEEAERITTDRRSVWESYYQRCETLHRRGVLRRPIIPRGCVHNAHMFYVLLESEAVRTRAIAGLADAGVNAVFHYVPLHSSPAGRRLGRAAGALAVTDLASARLLRLPLWVGMSAGDVDRIVSVLERLL, encoded by the coding sequence ATGAATCCATTCCTGCCCTTCAACCGGCCATACCTGACGGGCCGGGAGCTCGAATACGTCAGGCAGGCCGCCGAGCGCGCTCACCTGTCGGGGGACGGCGGGTTCACGCGCCTCTGTCACGGCTGGCTCGAACGGCAGGTCGGCTGTCGAAAGGCCCTGCTCACCCATTCGGGTACGGCGGCGCTGGAAATGTGCGCGTTGCTCGCCGACATCCAGCCCGGCGACGAAATCGTCATGCCGTCGTTCACGTTCGTGTCGACGGCGAACGCCTTCGTGCTGCGCGGCGGCGTACCGGTCTTCGTGGACGTCGATCCCGACACGCTGACGATCGATCCCGCAGCGGCCGCGGCAGCGGTCGGTCCTCGCACACGCGCCGTGGTCGCCGTCCACTACGCAGGCGTCGCCTGTGCGATGGACGAGTTGACGGCGCTGGCGCATGACCGGAGCCTGCTGCTGATCGAAGACGCGGCCCAGGCGCTCGGCTCGACGTTCGGGGCGCGCCCCCTCGGCTCGTTCGGACCGTTGGCCGCGACGAGCTTCCACGAGACCAAGAACATCATCTCGGGGGAAGGTGGCGCGCTGCTGATCAACGACGAACGCTTCGTCGAGCGCGCAGAAGTCGTGCGCGAGAAGGGGACCAACCGCCGCCGGTTCCTCGCGGGAGAGGTCGACAAATACACATGGGTCGACGTCGGCTCGTCGTTCCTGCCGAGCGAAATCACCGCCGCGTTCCTTTGGGCCCAGATGGAAGAGGCCGAGCGGATCACCACCGACCGGCGCAGCGTCTGGGAGAGCTACTACCAGCGCTGTGAGACGCTGCACCGCCGCGGCGTCCTCCGGCGGCCGATCATCCCTCGCGGGTGCGTCCACAACGCGCACATGTTCTACGTGCTGCTCGAGAGCGAAGCGGTGCGGACCCGCGCGATCGCCGGGCTCGCAGACGCCGGCGTCAACGCCGTGTTTCACTACGTGCCGCTGCATTCGTCGCCAGCCGGACGGCGGCTTGGGCGAGCCGCCGGTGCGCTGGCCGTCACCGACCTCGCCAGTGCGCGACTGCTTCGACTGCCGCTGTGGGTCGGAATGAGCGCGGGCGACGTGGACCGGATCGTGTCCGTGCTCGAGCGCCTGCTCTGA
- a CDS encoding acyltransferase → MPSTHGKLAPESQGDPGGAIAHVPALDGLRGLAILLVLMEHFGVVADLPHRIPFPGAAWIERIFYVGWSGVDLFFVLSGFLITSILLESRDQPNYYRRFYARRILRIFPLYYTVLILCLLVLPALFPSRATALLGQALGGQIWLWTYTLNIGMALGYIANAGILGQFWTLTIEEQFYFFWPWLVKTFSVRALVRICVLLSLGALGLRFWWLRSGDWAGAYRFTLTRVDALALGALAAILVRDAGWRRRLAQIAPAGLVGGLTILAVIFLKVPHFYSSEWIVVTAGHSIVAMTFVCALIIALREPAPRWLTSSVMRAIGKYSYGIYVWHWPFRQILLIGWYGPLTATASGVALADVAIFTIGGVGGSIFLGWASYHLLERRFLELKSHFRYEPRQGTSVSASVQPVP, encoded by the coding sequence ATGCCCTCGACACACGGAAAACTCGCGCCGGAATCACAGGGGGATCCGGGCGGCGCCATAGCACACGTCCCGGCGCTCGATGGCCTTCGAGGCCTGGCGATCCTGCTCGTGCTGATGGAACATTTCGGGGTCGTCGCTGATCTCCCGCATCGGATCCCGTTCCCGGGTGCTGCTTGGATTGAACGCATCTTCTACGTCGGGTGGTCGGGTGTCGATCTGTTTTTCGTGTTGTCGGGTTTCCTGATCACGAGCATTCTGCTGGAATCACGTGATCAGCCGAACTACTACCGCCGATTTTACGCTCGACGAATCCTTCGGATCTTTCCGCTCTATTACACCGTTCTGATTCTTTGTCTGCTGGTCCTACCGGCGCTCTTTCCTTCGCGAGCGACGGCGCTTCTCGGGCAGGCCCTTGGCGGTCAGATCTGGCTGTGGACGTACACTCTCAACATTGGGATGGCCCTCGGCTACATCGCAAACGCCGGCATCCTTGGACAATTCTGGACGCTGACGATCGAGGAGCAGTTCTACTTCTTCTGGCCGTGGCTCGTGAAGACCTTCTCGGTGCGAGCGCTGGTTCGCATCTGCGTGTTGCTATCGCTCGGCGCCCTTGGCCTTCGGTTCTGGTGGCTGCGATCCGGGGACTGGGCCGGTGCGTATCGCTTCACGTTGACTCGCGTCGATGCGCTCGCACTGGGCGCGCTCGCCGCGATTCTGGTCCGGGACGCGGGATGGCGAAGGCGCCTCGCGCAAATCGCACCGGCGGGGTTAGTCGGTGGCCTCACGATTCTCGCAGTCATATTCCTGAAGGTGCCTCACTTCTATTCGAGCGAGTGGATCGTGGTGACGGCGGGGCATTCGATCGTGGCGATGACATTCGTATGCGCCCTGATTATCGCCTTGCGGGAGCCTGCACCACGGTGGTTGACGAGCAGCGTGATGCGGGCGATTGGAAAGTACAGCTACGGCATTTACGTCTGGCACTGGCCGTTTCGACAGATCCTCCTAATCGGGTGGTACGGACCGCTGACCGCGACTGCTTCAGGAGTCGCGCTCGCTGACGTAGCGATTTTTACCATCGGTGGCGTGGGAGGTTCGATATTTCTGGGGTGGGCGAGCTACCATCTCCTTGAACGGCGGTTTCTCGAGCTGAAGAGCCATTTCAGATACGAGCCCAGGCAGGGAACCTCGGTTTCGGCGAGTGTGCAGCCCGTGCCGTAG